Proteins from one Planctomycetota bacterium genomic window:
- a CDS encoding FAD-containing oxidoreductase, translating into MSKPVNVMPMDAYNARLVEAVHPPTWVNPKPTGVYDMLVIGAGTAGLVTAIACRGFGKRVALIERHLMGGDCLNVGCVPSKALIRAARAAAEVRDAEKLGVKISGYAVDFPAVMERMRKLRAEIAPHDGAKRFASLGIDVFLGDAKFEGPDSVSVGGTTLEFHKACIATGGRPAAPDMPGLASAGYLTNETIFTLTELPARLAVIGAGPIGCEMAQAFARFGSQVTLITTDHGVLPHEEPAASAIVRASLHRDGVTIHEGGRHARIETHGPTKRIVLGSNVIDVDAILLAAGRRPNVEGLGLERAGVDYDPRGVKVDDHLRTTNRRIFAAGDICFPYKFTHAADACARIVTRNAMLPWLPFAAKASKLVMPWCTYTDPEVARVGRSALELTEAGVDIETVTIEMGEVDRAMLDEQTKGVLIVHVKRRSGRILGATLVSAHAGETIGELTAAMTHGLTLQSLSKVIHPYPTQAEAIKRAGDAYFRILLLRWRDRLTHLFSGKSVK; encoded by the coding sequence ATGAGCAAACCTGTGAACGTTATGCCGATGGATGCCTACAACGCGCGGCTCGTTGAAGCCGTGCATCCGCCGACGTGGGTGAACCCCAAGCCGACGGGCGTGTACGACATGCTCGTCATCGGGGCCGGCACGGCGGGGTTGGTGACGGCGATCGCCTGCCGCGGATTCGGCAAACGTGTCGCGCTGATCGAGCGTCATCTGATGGGCGGCGACTGCCTGAACGTCGGCTGCGTGCCGAGCAAGGCGCTCATCCGGGCGGCACGCGCCGCGGCGGAGGTGCGCGATGCGGAGAAGTTGGGCGTGAAGATCAGCGGGTACGCGGTGGACTTTCCCGCCGTGATGGAGCGGATGCGGAAATTGCGGGCGGAAATCGCGCCGCATGACGGGGCAAAGCGTTTCGCGTCGCTGGGAATCGATGTGTTTTTGGGTGATGCGAAGTTCGAGGGACCGGATTCGGTGAGCGTCGGCGGGACGACGCTGGAATTTCACAAGGCGTGCATCGCCACCGGCGGTCGCCCGGCCGCGCCGGACATGCCGGGGCTCGCCTCGGCGGGATATCTGACGAACGAGACGATCTTCACGCTGACTGAACTGCCCGCGCGGCTGGCGGTCATCGGGGCCGGGCCGATCGGGTGCGAGATGGCGCAGGCCTTCGCGCGATTCGGGTCACAAGTGACGCTCATCACGACCGATCACGGCGTGCTCCCCCACGAGGAACCGGCGGCGAGCGCGATCGTCCGGGCATCACTACATCGCGACGGCGTGACGATTCACGAAGGCGGGCGTCATGCACGCATCGAAACGCACGGCCCGACGAAGCGGATCGTTCTCGGTTCAAACGTCATCGACGTCGATGCGATTCTCCTGGCCGCGGGGCGGCGGCCCAATGTCGAGGGCCTGGGCCTGGAGCGCGCCGGCGTCGACTACGACCCGCGCGGCGTGAAGGTCGATGACCATCTGCGAACGACCAATCGTCGCATTTTCGCGGCGGGCGACATCTGTTTTCCGTACAAGTTCACGCACGCCGCCGATGCGTGTGCGCGGATCGTGACGCGCAACGCCATGCTGCCGTGGCTGCCGTTTGCAGCGAAAGCGTCGAAGCTGGTGATGCCCTGGTGCACGTACACGGACCCGGAAGTCGCCCGCGTCGGCCGATCGGCGCTCGAACTGACGGAGGCGGGCGTCGACATTGAGACGGTGACGATCGAGATGGGCGAGGTCGACCGGGCGATGCTCGATGAGCAGACGAAGGGCGTGCTGATCGTGCATGTCAAACGACGCTCGGGGCGTATCCTCGGGGCGACGCTCGTGTCCGCTCACGCCGGCGAGACGATCGGCGAATTGACGGCCGCGATGACGCATGGATTGACACTGCAATCACTTTCCAAAGTGATTCATCCGTACCCGACGCAGGCGGAGGCGATCAAGCGGGCGGGCGATGCATACTTCCGCATACTGCTTTTGCGATGGCGCGACCGGTTGACTCACCTTTTTTCCGGGAAGTCGGTAAAGTAG
- the hflB gene encoding ATP-dependent zinc metalloprotease FtsH, with translation MNRGMFGWLMLIAVVVILFVFLSRAQSNADEKKPGELINLVNSDQVKEVIFKADRIEATLKDDHQGAVRNSHIYVEVSSEGKDYLFKELMKLNPAIVSEDPNSGLFFHVMINILPWLLFFALIWFFLFRGLRGAGGGGGMLGNFGRSRHKIISKEMTNVTLSDVAGVEEAKDEVGEIVEFLKNPKRFQRLGGRIPRGVLLIGSPGCGKTLLAKAVAGEAEVPFFSISGSDFVEMFVGVGASRVRDLFKQAKDNSPCIIFLDEIDAVGRRRGSGFSSGGHDEREQTLNAILVEMDGFETNDQVIVIAATNRADVLDPALTRPGRFDRQITVNLPDVAGRLAILKVHAKKVKMSPQVDLERMARGTPMFSGADLAAIINEAAIIATLANKDFVEQADLEEARDKVRFGRANKSRKIEETERVGTAYHEAGHAIIQKLLPNADPLHKVTIIPRGQAMGATFSLPEKDRYGYGLRYIADTMRVLCGGRIAEQRKTGDITSGASMDIRMATAYARHMVLEWGMSDRLGFVDYSRHDNPESIMPEKSYSESTALIVDEEVKRLIDEAFGDAEKVIEENWDKVIAIAEALLKYETLDADDVDKLMRGEQLRKPSVSDMLDAEDTKPPVRTTDPKTGRRIDPGPDTGNAFPSPA, from the coding sequence ATGAATCGCGGGATGTTCGGCTGGCTGATGCTCATCGCCGTCGTGGTCATCCTCTTCGTCTTCCTCTCCCGGGCCCAGTCCAACGCCGACGAGAAGAAGCCCGGGGAACTCATCAACCTCGTCAACAGCGATCAGGTCAAGGAAGTCATTTTCAAGGCCGACCGCATCGAAGCGACGTTGAAAGACGACCATCAGGGTGCCGTCCGCAACAGCCATATCTACGTCGAGGTCAGCTCCGAAGGCAAGGACTACCTCTTCAAGGAGCTGATGAAGCTCAATCCGGCGATCGTCTCCGAAGACCCCAACAGCGGGCTGTTCTTCCATGTGATGATCAACATCCTGCCGTGGCTCCTGTTCTTCGCCCTCATCTGGTTCTTCCTCTTCCGCGGTCTGCGCGGAGCGGGCGGCGGCGGCGGGATGCTCGGCAACTTCGGCCGCTCGCGCCACAAGATCATCTCCAAGGAGATGACCAATGTGACGCTCTCCGACGTCGCCGGCGTCGAGGAAGCCAAGGACGAAGTGGGCGAAATCGTCGAGTTCCTCAAGAACCCCAAGCGCTTTCAGCGCCTCGGCGGACGCATCCCGCGCGGCGTGCTGCTCATCGGCTCCCCCGGCTGCGGCAAGACCCTGCTCGCCAAGGCCGTCGCCGGTGAAGCGGAAGTGCCGTTCTTCTCCATCAGCGGCTCCGACTTCGTCGAAATGTTCGTCGGCGTGGGCGCCAGCCGTGTTCGCGACCTGTTCAAACAGGCCAAGGATAACTCGCCGTGCATCATCTTCCTCGATGAGATCGACGCCGTCGGTCGTCGCCGCGGGTCGGGTTTCTCCAGCGGCGGTCATGATGAACGTGAGCAGACGCTCAACGCCATCCTCGTCGAAATGGACGGCTTCGAGACCAACGATCAGGTCATCGTCATCGCCGCCACCAACCGGGCCGACGTGCTCGATCCCGCCCTGACGCGTCCCGGCCGCTTCGACCGACAGATTACCGTCAACCTTCCCGATGTCGCCGGTCGACTCGCGATCCTCAAGGTGCACGCCAAGAAGGTCAAGATGAGCCCGCAGGTGGACCTGGAGCGCATGGCGCGCGGCACCCCGATGTTCAGCGGCGCCGACCTCGCCGCCATCATCAACGAAGCCGCCATCATCGCGACCCTCGCCAACAAGGACTTCGTCGAGCAGGCCGACCTTGAGGAAGCCCGCGACAAGGTCCGCTTCGGCCGGGCCAACAAGAGCCGCAAGATCGAGGAAACCGAGCGTGTCGGCACTGCCTACCACGAAGCCGGTCACGCCATCATTCAGAAGCTCCTGCCCAATGCCGACCCGCTGCACAAGGTGACCATCATCCCGCGCGGTCAGGCCATGGGCGCCACCTTCAGTCTCCCCGAAAAGGACCGCTACGGATACGGCCTCCGCTACATCGCCGACACGATGCGCGTCCTCTGCGGCGGGCGCATCGCCGAGCAGCGCAAGACCGGCGACATCACCAGCGGCGCCTCGATGGATATCCGCATGGCGACTGCCTATGCCCGGCACATGGTCCTTGAATGGGGCATGAGCGACCGTCTCGGGTTCGTCGACTACTCGCGTCACGACAATCCCGAATCCATCATGCCCGAAAAGAGCTACTCCGAATCGACCGCGCTGATCGTCGACGAAGAAGTCAAACGCCTCATCGACGAAGCGTTCGGCGACGCTGAGAAAGTCATCGAGGAAAACTGGGACAAGGTCATCGCCATCGCCGAAGCGCTCCTCAAATATGAAACGCTCGATGCCGACGACGTGGACAAACTCATGCGTGGCGAACAGCTTCGCAAGCCCAGCGTCTCGGACATGCTCGACGCCGAAGACACCAAGCCCCCCGTCCGCACCACCGATCCGAAGACCGGCCGCCGCATCGACCCAGGTCCCGACACCGGCAATGCCTTCCCCTCGCCGGCCTGA
- a CDS encoding glycosyltransferase: MSVIVPTLNEEAHLASTLERVRTAPGVEVIVSDGGSTDRTLAVAEQLEAQIITGPPGRARQMNAGAAAATGAILIFCHADTLLPTGYERYVRRVCKDPKMIGAFGLRVDKTGLSMQLIEKLVKMRRTPYGDQALFMHRAAFEALEGFTDMPLLEDVDLIRRARRNGCPIEWLEQHVTTSGRFWRKHGVWRATMINQMVLLAYTLGVSVDKLARFRGGR, from the coding sequence CTGAGTGTGATTGTGCCGACGCTCAATGAGGAAGCACACTTGGCGTCGACGCTGGAGCGTGTGCGGACGGCGCCGGGCGTCGAGGTCATCGTCAGCGACGGCGGGAGCACGGACAGGACGCTCGCCGTCGCCGAGCAACTTGAGGCGCAGATCATCACGGGTCCGCCCGGACGGGCGCGACAGATGAATGCGGGAGCGGCGGCGGCGACGGGCGCGATCCTGATATTCTGTCACGCCGACACGCTGCTGCCGACGGGGTACGAGCGGTATGTGCGACGGGTATGCAAGGACCCGAAGATGATCGGCGCGTTCGGGCTGCGCGTGGACAAGACGGGGCTGTCGATGCAGCTTATCGAGAAACTCGTGAAGATGCGGCGCACGCCTTACGGCGATCAGGCGCTGTTCATGCACCGCGCGGCTTTTGAAGCGCTCGAAGGTTTTACCGACATGCCGCTGCTGGAGGACGTGGACCTGATCCGCCGGGCGCGGCGGAACGGCTGCCCCATCGAGTGGCTCGAACAGCATGTCACGACCAGCGGGCGATTCTGGCGGAAGCACGGCGTATGGCGCGCGACGATGATCAACCAGATGGTGCTGCTGGCGTACACGCTGGGTGTCAGCGTCGACAAACTGGCGCGCTTCCGCGGGGGGCGGTGA
- a CDS encoding type II toxin-antitoxin system VapB family antitoxin has protein sequence MRTTLNIDDAALSRASELTGVSEKTTLVKMGLDALIARESAARLAKMGGSNRKLKPIRRRRTGA, from the coding sequence ATGCGAACGACACTGAACATCGACGACGCGGCATTATCGCGGGCTTCTGAACTGACGGGGGTAAGCGAGAAGACGACGCTGGTGAAGATGGGGCTGGATGCACTGATCGCGCGGGAGAGCGCGGCACGACTGGCGAAGATGGGGGGCAGCAATAGAAAGCTCAAGCCGATTCGTCGCCGGAGGACCGGGGCTTGA
- a CDS encoding methyltransferase domain-containing protein, translated as MTSPNHVEDAVLERYARGAEAVEPALCCPVEDYEGQYLAALPKEIIEKDYGCGNPSRWAREGDVVVDLGSGAGKICYILAQKVGPMGQVIGVDFNDAMLNIARKYQNPLAEQFGYGNTRFVKAKIQDLALDLDRMAAWLAEHPVTSIADMQRYEAECDRLRSDEPMIADASVDLVVSNCVLNLVRARDKQQLFAEIFRVLKRGGRAVISDIVCDEDPTPDIIADPELWSGCISGAFREDRFLAMFEEAGFHGVEILARAGEPWRTIDGVEFRSMTVRAYKGKDGPCMDRRQAAVYKGPWKTVTDDDGHTYVRGRRMAVCEKTFALLTEPSGPYAAQMIGIEPYDTVPHERAEPMDCRRNMFRATTETKGEAYPKTDGEPDASCCDPGNGKCC; from the coding sequence ATGACCTCTCCCAATCATGTCGAAGACGCGGTGCTGGAGCGATACGCGCGGGGCGCTGAGGCCGTCGAACCGGCGTTGTGTTGTCCGGTGGAGGATTATGAAGGTCAATACCTGGCCGCGCTGCCGAAGGAGATCATCGAAAAAGACTACGGCTGCGGCAATCCGTCGCGCTGGGCGCGCGAGGGCGATGTCGTCGTCGACCTCGGCTCCGGTGCGGGCAAAATCTGTTACATCCTCGCGCAAAAGGTCGGTCCGATGGGGCAGGTCATCGGCGTCGACTTCAACGACGCCATGCTCAACATCGCACGCAAATATCAGAATCCCCTCGCCGAGCAGTTCGGCTATGGCAACACGCGCTTCGTCAAGGCGAAGATTCAGGACCTGGCGCTCGATCTGGATCGCATGGCGGCGTGGCTGGCGGAGCATCCGGTCACGTCGATCGCGGACATGCAGCGCTATGAGGCCGAGTGCGATCGGCTTCGGAGCGACGAGCCGATGATCGCTGATGCGAGCGTCGATCTGGTCGTGAGCAACTGCGTACTGAACCTGGTGCGGGCGCGGGACAAACAGCAGCTTTTCGCCGAGATTTTCCGCGTGCTCAAGCGCGGCGGGCGAGCCGTCATCAGCGACATCGTCTGCGATGAAGACCCGACGCCCGACATCATTGCCGACCCCGAACTCTGGTCCGGGTGCATCAGCGGCGCATTCCGCGAAGATCGATTCCTGGCCATGTTCGAGGAAGCCGGTTTCCACGGCGTCGAGATTCTTGCGCGGGCCGGCGAGCCGTGGCGAACGATCGACGGCGTGGAGTTTCGCTCGATGACCGTGCGGGCGTACAAGGGTAAGGACGGTCCGTGCATGGATCGCCGTCAGGCGGCGGTGTACAAGGGGCCGTGGAAAACGGTCACGGATGATGATGGTCACACCTATGTGCGCGGACGGCGGATGGCGGTGTGCGAGAAGACGTTCGCACTGCTCACCGAGCCGAGCGGGCCGTACGCGGCGCAGATGATCGGCATCGAGCCGTACGACACGGTGCCGCACGAGCGCGCCGAGCCGATGGACTGCCGGCGGAATATGTTCCGCGCGACGACGGAAACGAAAGGCGAAGCATATCCCAAGACGGACGGCGAGCCCGATGCGTCGTGCTGCGATCCGGGCAATGGCAAGTGCTGCTGA
- a CDS encoding PIN domain-containing protein, translated as MILVDTSIWVDHLRRGNTRLAALLHAEWAATHPFVIGELACGGIRDRTAFLTLLAALPTLGKADDDEVLHFIDEHQLAGAGLGLVDVHLLASCVLDGCAIWTLDRALATAARKVGCAAAPDGR; from the coding sequence TTGATTCTCGTCGATACGTCGATCTGGGTGGATCATCTGCGACGCGGCAACACCCGATTGGCGGCGCTTCTGCACGCTGAGTGGGCGGCGACGCATCCGTTCGTCATCGGCGAACTGGCGTGCGGCGGCATTCGGGATCGAACCGCCTTTCTGACGCTCCTTGCGGCGCTGCCCACGCTGGGCAAGGCGGACGATGACGAAGTGCTGCATTTCATCGATGAACATCAACTGGCTGGCGCCGGGTTGGGCCTCGTGGACGTGCATCTGCTGGCGTCGTGTGTGCTGGATGGATGCGCGATTTGGACGCTAGACCGTGCGCTGGCGACCGCCGCTCGAAAGGTCGGATGTGCCGCTGCTCCCGACGGCCGTTGA
- the bamD gene encoding outer membrane protein assembly factor BamD yields the protein MRDLDARPCAGDRRSKGRMCRCSRRPLIRSICPRECIVIVCRIASPRLSCSTLMKHSLLTRMSTRGRFIAGVAFAVCLAVMPLRAGAQEKQTFELGEKGFEKVAEPDPKSPEGELMAIRRLIADGKGKDAVEAAKDWIDNHPNHPLLPEAYLLRGDARVSVNHFFKALFDYEYICRQYPESSQFDIALDRELKVADTFASGVKRRLWGMRILPAYGEAEELYIRIQERAPGSKIAERAGIALADYYYGASQMGPAADAYELFLQNFPESQWREHAMQRQILSNLATFKGPTFDATGLIEAQRRLQDYKQSYPAAAEQIGADAMLTRVDETLATRDLLVARWYEHTGKRVSAGVMYQRVITDHPGSAAAKQALASLRALEPERFAQEPAVEPPVKATQVKGVSLSPDQSEPIEPSRSEPVKKEAAAP from the coding sequence ATGCGCGATTTGGACGCTAGACCGTGCGCTGGCGACCGCCGCTCGAAAGGTCGGATGTGCCGCTGCTCCCGACGGCCGTTGATCCGCTCTATTTGTCCCCGCGAATGCATCGTCATCGTTTGCCGCATCGCCTCGCCACGATTATCATGCTCAACACTCATGAAGCATTCGCTGTTAACACGGATGTCAACACGCGGCCGATTCATCGCGGGCGTCGCCTTCGCGGTGTGTCTGGCCGTGATGCCGCTGCGGGCGGGCGCGCAGGAAAAGCAAACCTTCGAGCTGGGCGAGAAGGGCTTTGAGAAGGTCGCCGAGCCCGACCCCAAGAGCCCTGAAGGCGAACTGATGGCGATCCGCCGGCTCATCGCCGACGGCAAGGGCAAGGACGCGGTCGAAGCCGCCAAGGACTGGATCGATAATCACCCCAATCACCCGCTGCTGCCCGAGGCCTATCTGCTCCGCGGCGATGCGCGGGTCAGCGTCAATCACTTCTTCAAAGCCCTCTTCGACTACGAGTACATCTGCCGCCAGTACCCCGAGTCGTCGCAATTCGACATCGCGCTCGATCGCGAGTTGAAGGTGGCCGACACCTTCGCGTCGGGCGTGAAGCGCCGGCTATGGGGCATGCGGATCCTCCCGGCGTACGGCGAAGCCGAGGAACTTTACATCCGCATTCAGGAGCGCGCCCCCGGCTCCAAGATCGCCGAGCGCGCCGGCATCGCGCTGGCCGACTATTACTATGGCGCGAGTCAGATGGGCCCCGCCGCCGACGCCTACGAATTGTTTCTTCAGAACTTCCCCGAAAGTCAGTGGCGTGAGCACGCCATGCAGCGCCAGATTCTCTCCAATCTCGCGACCTTCAAAGGCCCGACCTTCGACGCCACCGGCCTGATCGAAGCCCAGCGCCGTCTGCAGGACTACAAGCAGTCGTATCCCGCCGCCGCCGAGCAGATCGGCGCCGACGCCATGCTGACGCGCGTCGACGAAACGCTCGCCACGCGCGACCTGCTCGTCGCCCGGTGGTACGAGCACACCGGCAAGCGCGTCAGCGCCGGCGTCATGTACCAGCGCGTGATCACCGACCACCCCGGCTCCGCCGCGGCCAAACAGGCGCTGGCGTCGCTTCGGGCCCTTGAGCCCGAGCGCTTCGCACAGGAGCCGGCCGTCGAGCCGCCGGTCAAGGCGACGCAGGTCAAGGGCGTGAGTCTCTCGCCCGATCAGTCCGAGCCGATCGAGCCCTCCAGGTCCGAACCTGTCAAGAAAGAGGCCGCCGCGCCATGA
- a CDS encoding radical SAM/Cys-rich domain protein encodes MGHTTSDPNAFDAAVGGELRAAEAITTIQVNVGLTCNLACHHCHVVSGPNRTEQMRWATMEHVLAAAARSGATLLDITGGAPEMNPHFRAFVEAARRMGLEVMVRTNLTILLQADCTDLPGFFRRHRVHLVASLPCYLQKNVDQQRGRHVYVESIEAMKRLNAVGYGIDADLPLDLVYNPLGPSLPPDQGSLEADYRRMLASMHGVRFTRLLTITNMAIGRFLHDLERDGKAEAYQQLLRESFNPAAVDPLMCRHQLHVSFDGRVHDCDFNYALNLQCDPALPATIDRFDPAAFARRRIVTGDHCFGCTAGCGSSCGGALVESAPTG; translated from the coding sequence ATGGGTCACACGACGAGCGATCCGAATGCGTTCGATGCGGCGGTCGGCGGCGAACTCCGCGCAGCGGAGGCCATCACGACGATTCAGGTCAACGTCGGCCTGACGTGCAATCTCGCTTGTCATCATTGCCATGTCGTGTCGGGGCCGAACCGCACGGAGCAGATGCGTTGGGCGACGATGGAGCATGTGCTGGCGGCGGCGGCCCGGAGCGGCGCGACCTTGCTGGACATCACGGGCGGCGCGCCGGAGATGAACCCCCACTTCCGCGCGTTCGTCGAGGCGGCGCGGCGCATGGGCCTCGAGGTGATGGTCCGTACGAATCTGACGATTCTGCTTCAGGCGGACTGCACCGATTTGCCCGGGTTTTTCCGACGTCATCGCGTGCATCTCGTCGCATCGCTGCCGTGCTACCTTCAGAAGAATGTCGATCAACAGCGCGGGCGGCATGTGTACGTCGAGAGCATCGAGGCGATGAAGCGGCTCAACGCCGTCGGGTACGGCATCGATGCGGACCTGCCGCTCGATCTGGTGTACAACCCGCTGGGACCGAGTCTGCCGCCGGATCAGGGGTCGCTCGAAGCGGACTACCGGCGCATGCTCGCGTCGATGCACGGCGTGCGGTTCACGCGGCTGTTGACGATCACGAACATGGCGATCGGTCGGTTTCTGCATGACCTTGAGCGCGACGGAAAGGCCGAGGCGTATCAGCAATTGCTGCGCGAATCGTTCAACCCCGCCGCCGTCGATCCGCTCATGTGCCGGCATCAATTGCATGTCAGCTTCGACGGGCGCGTGCATGATTGCGACTTCAACTACGCGTTGAATCTGCAGTGCGATCCGGCGCTGCCGGCAACGATCGATCGCTTCGACCCGGCGGCGTTCGCGCGACGTCGCATCGTCACGGGCGACCACTGCTTCGGCTGCACCGCCGGCTGTGGATCGAGCTGCGGCGGCGCCCTCGTCGAAAGCGCGCCGACGGGATGA